One Brachybacterium aquaticum genomic region harbors:
- a CDS encoding copper transporter — protein sequence MIDFRYHLVSLISVFLALAVGIVLGAGPLRESLGDQLAGQVEQLRTEQEQLRGESEDLTAQRDELASFITDIGPDLVAGSLDGTRVAVLTDSTTTRDAVDRMVSLLSDAGAASTVRVELQSTLWEPGRDQDRADAIAAALEIAPDLPGEADGSELTDGQRLAALVPVLLAGEAGTADGQAGTGSAPGTEGDPGNGTQNGTDSGTENGADTGAGTGSALTAEQRAQLWQVLIDHRMVSLDGAAPEAVDAVVVASAAPAALAVDTDDDQTAAERDQALLAARTSLLGALTTTGLPAVVSAATPGNDASTGILRTVRGDRAYDGLSTTDRLQESDGPLLAVLALVEQTRGGAGAYGTTADAADRLPSLPETSGLQEEAGTGSTTDGGTTDGGASDGGGEG from the coding sequence GTGATCGACTTCCGCTATCACCTCGTCTCGCTGATCTCGGTGTTCCTCGCGCTCGCCGTGGGCATCGTCCTCGGTGCCGGACCGCTGCGCGAGAGCCTCGGCGACCAGCTGGCCGGGCAGGTCGAGCAGCTGCGCACCGAGCAGGAGCAGCTGCGCGGCGAGTCGGAGGACCTCACCGCCCAGCGCGACGAGCTCGCCTCCTTCATCACCGACATCGGCCCCGACCTCGTCGCCGGGTCCCTCGACGGCACCCGGGTCGCCGTCCTCACCGACAGCACCACCACCCGCGACGCCGTGGATCGCATGGTCTCCCTGCTCAGCGACGCCGGTGCCGCCTCCACCGTGCGGGTGGAGCTGCAGAGCACCCTGTGGGAGCCCGGCCGCGATCAGGATCGGGCCGACGCGATCGCCGCCGCGCTCGAGATCGCTCCCGATCTCCCGGGCGAGGCCGACGGGTCCGAGCTCACCGACGGCCAGCGTCTGGCCGCCCTCGTCCCGGTGCTGCTGGCCGGAGAGGCCGGCACCGCGGACGGCCAGGCCGGCACCGGGTCCGCACCGGGCACGGAGGGCGACCCCGGGAACGGCACACAGAACGGCACGGACAGCGGCACGGAGAACGGCGCGGACACGGGCGCGGGCACCGGCTCCGCTCTCACCGCCGAGCAGCGCGCCCAGCTGTGGCAGGTGCTCATCGACCACCGCATGGTGAGCCTCGACGGCGCCGCCCCCGAGGCCGTGGACGCCGTCGTGGTCGCGAGCGCCGCCCCCGCCGCGCTCGCCGTGGACACCGACGACGACCAGACCGCCGCCGAGCGCGACCAGGCACTGCTCGCCGCCCGTACCAGCCTCCTCGGCGCGCTCACCACCACCGGGCTGCCCGCGGTCGTCTCCGCCGCGACCCCCGGCAACGACGCCTCCACCGGCATCCTGCGCACCGTGCGCGGGGACCGCGCCTACGACGGCCTGTCCACCACCGACCGGCTCCAGGAGTCCGACGGTCCGCTGCTGGCGGTGCTGGCACTGGTCGAGCAGACCCGCGGCGGCGCGGGCGCCTATGGCACCACCGCCGACGCCGCCGACCGCCTGCCCTCCCTGCCCGAGACCTCCGGGCTGCAGGAGGAGGCGGGCACGGGCAGCACCACCGACGGCGGCACCACCGACGGCGGGGCGTCCGACGGCGGGGGAGAGGGATGA
- the steA gene encoding putative cytokinetic ring protein SteA yields MSGPRIQGTARLGKRTKDLTKRLQPGDIAIIDHEDIDRVAAEALVERAPAAVLNVSASTSGRYPNAGPRILVDAGIVLVDDLGDCVFEGVRDGETVTVVGGTVLLEDVEIARGVRQDDDTVAAAQEAAREGLSEQLELFAENTMEYMLRERDLLLDGIGAPDVRTALDGRPVLIVVRGYHYKEDLATLKPFLRENRPVIIGVDGGADAVLEAGFRPDMIIGDMDSVSDRALRSGSELVVHAYRDGRAPGMERLEQLGLAKDAISFPASGTSEDIAMLLADEKGASVIVAVGTHGTLEEFLDKGRAGMSSTFLTRLRIGSKLVDAKGVSRLYRQRISTFQLVLLALAGLAALAVALWATPGGQAAVQILFARLDGLLSWFTMLFIPRATGS; encoded by the coding sequence ATGAGCGGCCCGCGGATCCAGGGCACCGCGCGACTGGGCAAGCGCACCAAGGACCTCACCAAGCGCCTCCAGCCCGGCGACATCGCGATCATCGACCACGAGGACATCGACCGCGTCGCCGCCGAGGCGCTCGTGGAGCGCGCGCCCGCCGCCGTGCTCAACGTCTCCGCCTCCACCTCCGGCCGGTACCCCAACGCCGGCCCGCGCATCCTCGTCGACGCCGGGATCGTACTTGTCGACGACCTCGGCGACTGCGTGTTCGAAGGGGTGCGCGACGGGGAGACCGTCACGGTCGTGGGCGGGACCGTGCTGCTCGAGGACGTCGAGATCGCCCGGGGGGTGCGCCAGGACGACGACACCGTCGCCGCCGCGCAGGAGGCCGCGCGCGAGGGCCTGTCCGAGCAGCTGGAGCTGTTCGCCGAGAACACGATGGAGTACATGCTGCGGGAACGGGACCTGCTCCTGGACGGCATCGGCGCCCCCGACGTGCGCACCGCCCTGGACGGCCGCCCCGTGCTGATCGTGGTGCGCGGCTACCACTACAAGGAGGACCTCGCGACCCTCAAGCCGTTCCTGCGCGAGAACCGGCCGGTGATCATCGGGGTCGACGGCGGCGCCGACGCGGTGCTCGAGGCCGGGTTCCGGCCCGACATGATCATCGGCGACATGGACTCCGTCTCCGACCGGGCCCTGCGCAGCGGCTCCGAGCTGGTCGTGCACGCCTACCGCGACGGCCGCGCCCCCGGCATGGAGCGCCTCGAGCAGCTGGGACTGGCGAAGGACGCGATCTCCTTTCCCGCCTCCGGCACCAGCGAGGACATCGCCATGCTCCTGGCCGACGAGAAGGGCGCCTCGGTCATCGTGGCGGTGGGCACCCACGGCACCCTCGAGGAGTTCCTGGACAAGGGACGCGCCGGGATGAGCTCCACCTTCCTCACCCGGCTGCGCATCGGGTCCAAGCTGGTCGACGCCAAGGGCGTCTCCCGCCTGTACCGTCAGAGGATCTCCACCTTCCAGCTCGTGCTGCTGGCGCTGGCGGGGCTCGCGGCCCTCGCGGTCGCGCTGTGGGCCACCCCCGGCGGGCAGGCCGCCGTGCAGATCCTGTTCGCCCGCCTCGACGGGCTCCTGTCCTGGTTCACCATGCTGTTCATTCCCCGGGCCACCGGGTCGTAG
- the recN gene encoding DNA repair protein RecN, which produces MLSTLRIRQIGVIDDALLEFGPGFTALTGETGAGKTMIVTGLTMLLGGRLDRGRTRGSSTVDGTLALAGHTELAAALDELGADEDDGEVLVVRRLTRDGRSRAQIGGVPVPIGTLARLVGTAVTVHGQSDQQRLRDPEEQRDALDRFAGESVGPLLERHREIWRERSALTERLTELDALLRERDRRGTALTEALERLEAADPQQGEDEALRAEIERLGNAEELRGAAGQAALALVGDDDGPAAGALLDIASESLARAARTDATLAPLTERLDALRIELSDIAAELSRYADGIDASPGRIEEANERLHELTVLVRDIGPLLPGPDGPAEDITALLETSRTAAQELDRFEGAEEERTAAAARLEALEGELDEAATALTVARTEAAATLSAAVQEELRHLEMPDAAIRVDVSERSHRAHGRDEVTILLAPHPGADHLPVAQAASGGELSRVMLALEVALASSRSDRSAAPVFVFDEIDAGIGGRAALAVGQRLARLARHAQVIVVTHLPQVAAHASTHLQIVKSTDGGTTSSTVETLDRPGRIRELARMLAGDDASDVALAHAEELLDEAGRTGR; this is translated from the coding sequence GTGCTGTCCACACTGCGCATCCGCCAGATCGGCGTGATCGACGACGCCCTGCTCGAGTTCGGTCCCGGCTTCACCGCCCTGACCGGCGAGACCGGCGCCGGCAAGACCATGATCGTCACGGGCCTGACCATGCTGCTCGGCGGACGGCTCGACCGAGGCCGCACCCGCGGCTCCAGCACCGTGGACGGCACCCTCGCCCTCGCCGGCCACACGGAGCTCGCCGCGGCCCTGGACGAGCTGGGGGCCGACGAGGACGACGGCGAGGTGCTCGTGGTCCGACGCCTCACCCGCGACGGCCGCTCCCGCGCCCAGATCGGCGGGGTGCCCGTCCCCATCGGCACCCTCGCGCGCCTGGTCGGCACCGCCGTCACCGTCCACGGCCAGTCCGACCAGCAGCGCCTGCGCGACCCCGAGGAGCAGCGGGACGCGCTGGACCGCTTCGCCGGCGAGTCCGTCGGCCCCCTCCTCGAGCGCCACCGCGAGATCTGGCGCGAGCGCAGCGCCCTCACCGAGCGACTCACCGAGCTCGACGCGCTCCTGCGCGAGCGGGACCGGCGCGGCACCGCCCTCACCGAGGCGCTCGAGCGGCTCGAGGCCGCCGACCCCCAGCAGGGGGAGGACGAGGCGCTGCGCGCCGAGATCGAGCGCCTGGGCAACGCGGAGGAGCTGCGCGGCGCCGCCGGACAGGCCGCCCTCGCCCTCGTCGGCGACGACGACGGCCCCGCCGCCGGGGCGCTGCTGGACATCGCCTCGGAGTCCCTCGCCCGCGCCGCCCGCACCGACGCCACCCTCGCCCCGCTCACCGAGCGGCTGGACGCGCTGCGCATCGAGCTCAGCGACATCGCCGCCGAGCTCTCCCGCTACGCCGACGGGATCGACGCCTCGCCCGGCCGAATCGAGGAGGCCAACGAGCGCCTCCACGAGCTCACCGTCCTCGTGCGCGACATCGGCCCGCTGCTGCCCGGCCCCGACGGCCCCGCCGAGGACATCACCGCCCTGCTGGAGACCTCCCGCACCGCCGCCCAGGAGCTCGACCGCTTCGAGGGCGCGGAGGAGGAGCGCACCGCCGCGGCCGCCCGCCTCGAGGCCCTCGAGGGAGAGCTCGACGAGGCCGCCACCGCACTGACCGTCGCCCGCACCGAGGCCGCCGCGACCCTCTCCGCCGCCGTGCAGGAGGAGCTGCGCCACCTCGAGATGCCCGACGCCGCGATCCGCGTCGACGTCAGCGAGCGCTCCCACCGCGCCCACGGCCGCGACGAGGTGACGATCCTGCTGGCCCCGCACCCCGGCGCGGACCACCTGCCCGTCGCCCAGGCCGCCTCCGGCGGTGAGCTCTCCCGCGTCATGCTCGCCCTCGAGGTGGCGCTGGCCTCCTCCCGCAGCGACCGCTCCGCCGCGCCGGTGTTCGTCTTCGACGAGATCGACGCCGGGATCGGCGGCCGCGCCGCCCTCGCCGTCGGCCAGCGCCTGGCGCGCCTGGCCCGCCACGCCCAGGTCATCGTCGTCACCCACCTCCCGCAGGTCGCCGCCCACGCGAGCACCCACCTGCAGATCGTGAAGTCCACCGACGGCGGCACCACCAGCTCCACCGTCGAGACCCTCGACCGGCCGGGCCGCATCCGCGAGCTCGCCCGCATGCTCGCCGGCGACGACGCCTCCGACGTCGCCCTCGCCCACGCCGAGGAGCTGCTGGACGAGGCCGGACGGACCGGCCGATGA
- a CDS encoding NAD kinase: MRRFLLYVHTGRRDALSAMLTVLEELRRRGVRGVVVDDQVDEILALPEDQAPPRLLTFLTNGAVDVLDAVSAADLVELGIVLGGDGTILRALEAVREADVPVHGVNLGHVGFLAESEVEDLSITVARLLDGDYDIEKRSTLDITVLDEYDEPIARHWALNEASLEKADRQKMINVAIEIDGRPVSSFGADGVLLSTSTGSTAYAFSAGGPVIWPEVDAMLLIPLAAHALFARPLVLGRSSEAAIEMTFDNREQGILTLDGRRGQDITAGMRIEARLSEHSVRLVRLAATPFADRLVEKFQLPVVGWRGRGPRTR; this comes from the coding sequence ATGCGACGGTTCCTCCTGTACGTCCACACCGGACGCCGCGACGCCCTCAGCGCCATGCTCACCGTCCTCGAGGAGCTGCGCCGCCGCGGCGTGCGCGGCGTGGTCGTGGACGACCAGGTCGACGAGATCCTCGCCCTGCCCGAGGACCAGGCCCCGCCGCGCCTGCTGACCTTCCTCACCAACGGCGCCGTCGACGTGCTCGACGCCGTCTCCGCCGCGGACCTCGTCGAGCTCGGCATCGTGCTCGGCGGCGACGGCACGATCCTGCGCGCCCTCGAGGCGGTTCGCGAGGCGGACGTGCCCGTCCACGGCGTGAACCTCGGCCACGTCGGCTTCCTCGCAGAGAGCGAGGTCGAGGACCTCTCCATCACCGTCGCCCGCCTTCTCGACGGCGACTACGACATCGAGAAGCGCTCCACCCTCGACATCACGGTCCTGGACGAGTACGACGAGCCGATCGCCCGCCACTGGGCGCTGAACGAGGCCTCCCTGGAGAAGGCCGACCGGCAGAAGATGATCAACGTCGCCATCGAGATCGACGGCCGGCCCGTGTCCTCCTTCGGGGCCGACGGGGTGCTGCTGTCCACCTCCACCGGCTCGACCGCCTACGCCTTCAGCGCCGGCGGTCCCGTGATCTGGCCCGAGGTCGACGCGATGCTGCTGATCCCGCTCGCCGCGCACGCCCTCTTCGCCCGCCCACTCGTGCTGGGCCGCTCCTCCGAGGCCGCGATCGAGATGACCTTCGACAACCGCGAGCAGGGGATCCTCACCCTCGACGGTCGTCGCGGCCAGGACATCACCGCCGGGATGCGCATCGAGGCGCGCCTGTCCGAGCATTCCGTGCGCCTCGTGCGTCTCGCGGCGACGCCCTTCGCCGACCGCCTGGTGGAGAAGTTCCAGCTGCCCGTGGTGGGCTGGCGGGGGCGCGGCCCCCGCACCCGCTGA
- a CDS encoding TlyA family RNA methyltransferase: MSEDRLDVALLAVGLARSRTHARRIVEEGRARLDGRPVTKPSHPVPAGAALSVVDVPDGIEYASRAAHKLAGALDTLGLSPQGATCLDAGASTGGFTDVLLRRGAASVHAVDIGHDQLAAHVREDPRVVVRDGTSVRDLTEELLGTRVDLVVADLSFISLRTVLEPLAGVVREDGDLLLMVKPQFEVGRRALPKSGVVSDPAERVRAVREVVGTAAEHGLRLEAVGPSSLPGQDGNREYFVHLRPVRTGEGSPAPSGLLTGEERTAPSADGPRGPGAPGPTCVPHEEAYDMIGTAVRGDVPRRRREPRAPHPTPSRTTEED; the protein is encoded by the coding sequence GTGAGCGAGGACCGGCTCGACGTCGCGCTGCTCGCAGTCGGCCTCGCCCGGTCCCGCACCCACGCACGGCGCATCGTCGAGGAGGGACGGGCGCGGCTGGACGGCCGCCCCGTCACCAAGCCCTCCCACCCCGTGCCGGCAGGGGCGGCGCTGAGCGTCGTCGACGTGCCCGACGGGATCGAATACGCCTCCCGCGCCGCCCACAAGCTCGCCGGCGCCCTGGACACCCTGGGCCTGTCGCCGCAGGGCGCGACCTGTCTGGACGCCGGGGCGTCCACCGGCGGGTTCACCGACGTGCTGCTGCGCCGCGGCGCCGCCTCCGTGCACGCCGTCGACATCGGCCACGACCAGCTCGCCGCGCACGTGCGCGAGGATCCCCGGGTCGTTGTCCGCGACGGCACGAGCGTGCGCGACCTCACCGAGGAGCTGCTCGGCACGCGCGTGGACCTCGTCGTCGCCGACCTGTCCTTCATCTCCCTGCGCACCGTTCTCGAGCCCCTCGCCGGCGTCGTGCGAGAGGACGGGGACCTGCTGCTCATGGTCAAGCCCCAGTTCGAGGTCGGGCGCCGGGCGCTGCCGAAGTCCGGGGTCGTCTCCGATCCAGCGGAGCGGGTCCGGGCCGTGCGCGAGGTCGTCGGGACCGCAGCCGAGCACGGGCTCCGGCTCGAGGCCGTCGGCCCGAGCTCCCTGCCCGGGCAGGACGGCAACCGCGAGTACTTCGTGCACCTGCGCCCCGTCCGGACGGGGGAGGGGAGTCCGGCCCCGTCGGGGCTCCTGACCGGGGAGGAGCGCACTGCCCCGTCGGCCGACGGACCACGCGGACCGGGCGCGCCCGGGCCGACCTGCGTGCCGCACGAAGAGGCCTATGACATGATCGGGACTGCCGTTCGCGGGGACGTCCCACGGCGCCGCCGGGAGCCACGCGCCCCGCACCCCACCCCGTCACGCACCACCGAGGAGGACTGA
- a CDS encoding HAD-IIA family hydrolase: MIRRPDPSLLDLHDALLFDLDGTLMHGSRPIPHAVEAVDAARAAGRTVVFATNNASRTPQQASEHLAGIGITAAPEEFVTSPQVASRLLAERLEPGAKVLVVGGPSLADQVRAEGLVPVDEDAEDVVAVVQGWSPDLDWGRLAQGAYAIRRGAYWMATNIDATLPTEQGLAPGNGSLVAALRHATGAEPAVAGKPDPGMFTVAAQRIGARSPLVVGDRLDTDIEGAVRSGMESLLVLTGVDTIETALHAVPAQRPTFILPDLSGLTAPFPLPVVDGDRARCGAVSAEWADGDIRINGAPDDPRILTAVLALLRATSPEQAWDGQLLPAGAGQQ, from the coding sequence GTGATCCGTCGGCCCGACCCGTCGCTGCTGGACCTGCATGATGCGCTGCTGTTCGATCTCGACGGCACCCTCATGCACGGCTCCCGGCCGATCCCGCACGCCGTGGAGGCCGTCGACGCCGCCCGTGCGGCCGGTCGCACCGTCGTCTTCGCGACGAACAACGCCTCCCGCACCCCGCAACAGGCGTCCGAGCACCTCGCCGGCATCGGCATCACCGCCGCGCCCGAGGAGTTCGTGACCTCCCCGCAGGTCGCCTCCCGTCTGCTCGCGGAGCGCCTCGAGCCGGGCGCGAAGGTGCTCGTCGTCGGCGGGCCGAGCCTCGCCGACCAGGTCCGCGCCGAGGGCCTCGTGCCCGTGGACGAGGACGCCGAGGACGTCGTGGCCGTGGTCCAGGGCTGGTCCCCGGACCTCGACTGGGGCCGTCTCGCCCAGGGCGCCTACGCGATCCGTCGCGGCGCCTACTGGATGGCCACGAACATCGACGCGACCCTGCCCACCGAGCAGGGGCTCGCCCCGGGCAACGGCTCCCTCGTCGCCGCGCTGCGCCATGCGACCGGCGCCGAGCCGGCCGTCGCCGGGAAGCCGGACCCCGGCATGTTCACCGTCGCCGCGCAGCGCATCGGCGCGCGCAGTCCACTGGTCGTCGGCGATCGCCTCGACACCGACATCGAGGGCGCGGTGCGCTCCGGCATGGAGTCCCTGCTGGTCCTCACCGGCGTGGACACCATCGAGACCGCACTGCACGCCGTGCCCGCGCAGCGCCCCACGTTCATCCTCCCGGACCTCTCCGGGCTCACCGCACCGTTCCCGCTGCCCGTCGTCGACGGGGACCGCGCCCGCTGCGGCGCGGTCAGCGCCGAGTGGGCGGACGGCGACATCCGCATCAACGGAGCGCCGGACGACCCGCGGATCCTCACCGCCGTCCTCGCGCTGCTGCGCGCGACGAGCCCCGAGCAGGCCTGGGACGGGCAGCTCCTCCCTGCGGGGGCCGGGCAGCAGTGA
- a CDS encoding tetratricopeptide repeat protein encodes MAEDSNNGSDRGRYDSSRDGQRRNEYRSAPRTGESGGSRGGYRERQEHSGGDSRGSRGERPRYDSRSGSGNGEGPRSYRAGDDDRRGNGRRDDRAGRWNSSRPSGEGRGDQRSRGEWQDRRSQGGEGTDRRPGGRRDERSYRVDDRQRRDDRPYRGDRPYRDDRPRRDDRPGRDDRPYRDDRRPRSESPYRSNRSSDGERTYRDGAGRRDGGGYRGGRDDRPRRDDRGTRDDRGTRDDRGYRGDRSRRDDRGPRDDRRGPDDRRGYDDRRGYGHRGGHDDRRGGRPGEEQRADRPIEPRVPEGITGRELDKETLDELRGLSQETAERVGRHMVSAFLLEESDNETALAHARFAARLGGRVGVVRETYGILAYRAGDYRTAARELRTSLRITGRSDVLPMIADSERGLGRPERALDIAASETASELGVEAAIELMIVVAGAYADTGDIQTALRTLEIPALRHKVDGRWQVRLWVAYADLLERADRQDEALRWITLAADADTEGLTDAAERLGRTAPAPAEDPTFEHDEQVSVLDAYDPSADEDEDYDSEDEDPEHDEDQHDELSEDEPVADEPVTDEPVADEPAVDEPAVESQEERA; translated from the coding sequence GTGGCTGAGGACAGCAACAACGGGAGCGACCGCGGCCGGTACGACAGCAGTCGAGACGGTCAGCGGCGGAATGAGTATCGCTCGGCGCCCCGGACAGGTGAGTCCGGTGGCAGTCGAGGCGGATACCGGGAGCGTCAGGAGCACTCCGGGGGAGACTCCCGTGGATCGCGCGGTGAGCGCCCGCGCTACGACTCGCGCAGCGGCTCCGGCAACGGCGAGGGCCCCCGCTCCTACCGCGCGGGCGATGACGACCGCCGCGGGAACGGGCGCCGCGACGACCGCGCCGGCCGCTGGAACTCCTCCCGCCCCTCCGGAGAGGGCCGGGGAGATCAGCGCAGCCGCGGGGAGTGGCAGGACCGCCGCTCCCAGGGCGGTGAGGGCACTGACCGTCGGCCGGGAGGCCGCCGGGACGAGCGTTCCTACCGCGTTGATGATCGGCAGCGCCGCGATGACCGCCCCTACCGCGGTGACCGTCCCTATCGTGACGACCGTCCGCGCCGCGATGACCGCCCTGGCCGCGATGACCGCCCCTACCGCGACGATCGTCGGCCGCGCTCGGAGAGCCCGTACCGCAGCAATCGCTCCTCGGACGGGGAGCGCACGTACCGCGACGGCGCCGGTCGACGTGACGGCGGCGGCTACCGCGGGGGCCGGGACGACCGGCCCCGTCGCGATGACCGCGGAACCCGTGACGACCGCGGAACCCGTGACGACCGCGGCTACCGCGGAGACCGCAGCCGCCGGGACGATCGCGGTCCTCGCGACGACCGCCGCGGCCCTGATGACCGCAGGGGCTATGACGACCGCAGGGGCTACGGCCACCGCGGCGGGCACGACGACCGCCGCGGCGGACGCCCCGGCGAGGAGCAGCGTGCGGACCGTCCGATCGAGCCGCGCGTCCCTGAGGGGATCACCGGCCGCGAGCTGGACAAGGAGACCCTGGACGAGCTGCGCGGACTGAGCCAGGAGACCGCCGAGCGCGTCGGTCGACACATGGTGTCCGCCTTCCTGCTCGAGGAGAGCGACAACGAGACCGCTCTCGCCCACGCCCGCTTCGCCGCCCGCCTCGGCGGCCGCGTCGGCGTGGTGCGCGAGACCTACGGCATCCTCGCCTACCGTGCCGGCGACTACCGCACCGCCGCCCGCGAGCTGCGCACCTCGCTGCGCATCACCGGCCGCAGCGACGTGCTCCCGATGATCGCCGACTCCGAGCGCGGACTCGGCCGCCCCGAGCGCGCGCTCGACATCGCCGCCTCGGAGACCGCCTCCGAGCTCGGCGTCGAGGCCGCCATCGAGCTGATGATCGTGGTCGCCGGTGCCTATGCCGACACCGGCGACATCCAGACCGCCCTGCGCACCCTCGAGATCCCGGCGCTGCGCCACAAGGTCGACGGCCGCTGGCAGGTGCGCCTGTGGGTCGCCTACGCCGACCTGCTCGAGCGCGCGGACCGCCAGGACGAGGCACTGCGCTGGATCACCCTCGCCGCCGACGCGGACACCGAGGGCCTCACCGACGCCGCCGAGCGCCTCGGGCGCACCGCCCCGGCTCCTGCGGAGGATCCGACCTTCGAGCACGACGAGCAGGTCTCCGTGCTCGACGCGTACGATCCGTCGGCCGACGAGGACGAGGACTACGACTCCGAGGACGAGGATCCCGAGCACGACGAGGACCAGCACGACGAGCTCTCTGAGGACGAGCCTGTCGCTGACGAGCCCGTGACCGACGAGCCTGTCGCTGACGAGCCTGCGGTCGACGAGCCCGCCGTCGAGTCCCAGGAGGAGCGCGCGTGA
- a CDS encoding demethylmenaquinone methyltransferase produces the protein MSRADLEKKPYDVATMFDGIAKRYDLMNDVAAMGQVDMWRELMVDALELREGDRVLDLAAGTGTSSAAIAKAGGRVVAADFSLGMMAEGRRRGAPVPFVGADAQHLPFADDSFDAATISFGLRNVHEPTAALREMTRVVRPGGRVVVCEFSTPSWAPFRAVYEKYLLRALPAVASRIASNSEAYEYLAESILDWPDQPALRGWFQGVGLEQVRYRNLSGGIVALHRGIVAT, from the coding sequence ATGAGCCGTGCCGATCTCGAGAAGAAGCCCTACGACGTCGCGACCATGTTCGACGGCATCGCCAAGCGCTACGACCTGATGAACGACGTCGCCGCGATGGGCCAGGTGGACATGTGGCGCGAGCTCATGGTCGATGCGCTCGAGCTCCGCGAGGGGGACAGGGTCCTGGATCTCGCCGCCGGCACCGGCACCTCCAGCGCCGCGATCGCGAAGGCCGGCGGACGGGTGGTCGCCGCGGACTTCTCCCTCGGAATGATGGCGGAGGGCAGGCGACGCGGAGCCCCGGTGCCCTTCGTCGGCGCCGACGCGCAGCACCTCCCCTTCGCCGACGACTCCTTCGACGCGGCCACCATCTCCTTCGGTCTGCGCAACGTGCACGAGCCGACGGCGGCGCTTCGCGAGATGACCAGAGTGGTCCGCCCTGGCGGGCGCGTGGTCGTGTGCGAGTTCTCGACCCCGAGCTGGGCGCCGTTCCGGGCCGTGTACGAGAAGTACCTGCTGCGCGCACTGCCGGCGGTCGCGAGCCGGATCGCCTCGAACAGCGAGGCCTACGAGTACCTCGCCGAGTCGATCCTCGACTGGCCCGATCAGCCGGCGCTGCGCGGGTGGTTCCAGGGGGTCGGACTCGAGCAGGTCCGCTACCGGAACCTCAGCGGCGGCATCGTCGCCCTGCACCGAGGCATCGTCGCCACCTGA
- the serC gene encoding phosphoserine transaminase, whose translation MSAASTARSDALRALTLPPEILPADGRFGSGPSRVRDAQMEALASVSRTVIGTSHRQAPVKDVVGRVRSGLAELFSVPDGYEVVLGNGGSTAFWDIAAFGLIEKRSQHLVLGEFSQKFAAESAGAPHLDAPQIITGDPGTCPAPSASQDVDVYAWPHNETSTGVMVPVRRPEGSSEDQLVLVDATSVAGAAQVDIAQTDAYYFAPQKAFASDGGLWLSVLSPAAIERAERLDAAGDRWIPAFLSLTAAIDNSRKNQTLNTPAVATLVLMAEQIEWMVAQGGLAWADERTRATSGMLQDWAARREEITPFVADPAARSQVVTTLDVDDSIDATAITSVLRAHGVVDIEPYRKLGRNQLRIATFPAVDEADTAALIEVLDFVLDRSADAIA comes from the coding sequence ATGTCCGCTGCCAGCACTGCACGCTCGGACGCCCTGCGCGCCCTGACCCTGCCCCCGGAGATCCTCCCGGCGGACGGTCGCTTCGGCTCCGGTCCCTCAAGGGTGCGCGACGCGCAGATGGAGGCGCTGGCCTCGGTCTCCCGCACCGTCATAGGCACCTCGCACCGCCAGGCCCCGGTGAAGGACGTGGTGGGTCGTGTCCGCTCCGGCCTCGCCGAGCTGTTCTCCGTCCCCGACGGGTACGAGGTCGTGCTGGGCAACGGCGGCTCGACCGCGTTCTGGGACATCGCCGCCTTCGGCCTCATCGAAAAGCGCTCGCAGCATCTCGTGCTCGGCGAGTTCTCCCAGAAGTTCGCCGCGGAGTCCGCCGGTGCCCCGCACCTGGACGCGCCGCAGATCATCACGGGCGATCCCGGCACCTGCCCGGCCCCGAGCGCGTCCCAGGATGTCGACGTCTACGCGTGGCCGCACAACGAGACCTCCACGGGAGTGATGGTCCCGGTCCGCCGCCCCGAGGGCTCGAGCGAGGACCAGCTCGTCCTCGTGGACGCGACCAGCGTCGCCGGCGCCGCACAGGTGGACATCGCGCAGACCGACGCGTATTACTTCGCCCCGCAGAAGGCCTTCGCCTCGGACGGCGGCCTGTGGCTGTCGGTCCTCTCCCCCGCCGCGATCGAACGGGCCGAGCGCCTCGATGCCGCCGGTGACCGGTGGATCCCCGCGTTCCTGTCGCTCACGGCCGCGATCGACAACTCGCGCAAGAACCAGACGCTGAACACTCCGGCGGTGGCGACACTCGTGCTGATGGCCGAGCAGATCGAGTGGATGGTCGCCCAGGGCGGTCTCGCCTGGGCCGACGAACGTACCCGCGCCACGAGCGGCATGCTCCAGGACTGGGCCGCGCGCCGCGAGGAGATCACCCCCTTCGTCGCCGATCCCGCGGCCCGCTCGCAGGTGGTGACGACGCTGGACGTCGACGACTCGATCGACGCGACCGCCATCACCTCGGTGCTGCGCGCCCACGGCGTCGTCGACATCGAGCCCTACCGCAAGCTGGGTCGCAACCAGCTGCGCATCGCGACCTTCCCCGCGGTCGACGAGGCGGACACCGCCGCGCTCATCGAGGTGCTGGACTTCGTACTGGACCGTTCGGCCGACGCGATCGCCTGA